From a single Acidobacteriota bacterium genomic region:
- a CDS encoding PfkB family carbohydrate kinase — protein MRMTILEFAPCVDWICHFQRDAEEGYAVGDGEKFTIHSGAKLRPRVASIYAGGKATNVARVIDRLLSDKDAVDIELMVFRPDSPEGNYLHELQSQALKRVRLRPVIIAAQARLCMDLFDPTTPPDNRVAFNISPRAWWGGASLERALDFASQISTDLLLLAGNPPVLETTGELATDLYAKIIESVRPQVKTISLDTEKQSLLTCLQGAAKPDVIKINAKEYSWIDEKMWDDFDKTLMVTQETGCWVRENNQPALPLAGAKVDCLYSTVGAGDAVHAGFTLARWVRGFDTLRAARFGQAVAAAVVNSVSGTRDIDIHLVEKFFIELENPVKRSDLE, from the coding sequence ATGCGAATGACGATTCTCGAATTTGCCCCGTGTGTGGACTGGATTTGTCACTTTCAACGTGATGCGGAAGAAGGTTACGCCGTTGGCGACGGAGAAAAATTCACCATTCACTCAGGCGCAAAGCTCAGACCTCGGGTTGCAAGTATTTACGCGGGCGGCAAAGCGACGAATGTTGCGCGGGTGATAGATCGTTTATTGAGCGATAAGGATGCAGTTGACATCGAATTGATGGTTTTTCGTCCTGATTCCCCCGAAGGTAACTATCTCCACGAACTACAGAGCCAGGCTCTCAAACGTGTTCGCTTGCGACCCGTTATCATTGCAGCTCAGGCGCGTTTGTGCATGGATTTATTTGATCCCACAACGCCGCCTGATAACCGTGTGGCATTTAATATCAGCCCGCGTGCCTGGTGGGGCGGTGCTTCGCTTGAACGTGCTTTGGATTTCGCTTCGCAAATTTCAACCGATTTATTGTTGCTTGCCGGTAATCCGCCGGTGCTTGAAACGACAGGGGAACTGGCAACGGACTTATACGCAAAGATAATTGAAAGCGTCCGACCACAGGTGAAAACGATTTCGCTTGATACTGAAAAACAATCGTTACTGACTTGTCTACAGGGGGCTGCAAAACCTGATGTCATAAAAATCAATGCGAAAGAGTATAGCTGGATTGATGAAAAGATGTGGGATGATTTTGACAAGACCTTGATGGTCACGCAGGAAACCGGCTGCTGGGTGCGGGAAAATAATCAACCTGCGTTGCCGCTTGCGGGGGCAAAGGTTGACTGCCTGTATTCAACCGTTGGTGCAGGCGATGCAGTTCACGCAGGTTTTACGCTTGCGCGATGGGTGCGCGGGTTTGATACTTTGCGGGCGGCGCGTTTCGGACAAGCAGTTGCCGCTGCCGTAGTCAACTCTGTAAGTGGCACACGCGATATTGATATTCACCTCGTAGAAAAATTTTTTATCGAGTTGGAAAACCCAGTGAAAAGGAGTGACCTTGAATGA
- the prmC gene encoding peptide chain release factor N(5)-glutamine methyltransferase: MRDAASKNPQSTAYHRKISQAVSQATQILHDAGVGDERLTANLLLCHLLNIDRTQLLIKSNEALEESDYQAFLKLIERRATGEPLQYITGHQEFYGLDFKVTPDVLIPRPETEFLVEQIIKLAKAHPSDESSSRITHHASLLNQEWLFADIGTGSGCIAVTLAYCLKNARVFAIDISEAALQIARENAAHHQVASRIEFLEGDLFAPLAGRNLENSLDLIASNPPYVPLKDLPTLQREVRDYEPHTALFADENGLRFYRRLLEESPRYLKPGGFLVCEIGCAQYEPINQLLKNFSNWQLVNVINDLQGIPRTLTIRKMV; the protein is encoded by the coding sequence ATGCGAGATGCTGCGAGCAAAAATCCGCAATCCACAGCCTATCATCGAAAAATTTCTCAAGCTGTTTCACAAGCCACTCAAATTCTGCACGATGCAGGTGTTGGTGATGAACGTCTCACCGCCAATTTATTGCTTTGTCATCTTCTCAATATTGACCGCACGCAATTGCTTATCAAATCCAATGAAGCGTTAGAAGAAAGTGATTATCAGGCATTCCTTAAATTAATCGAGCGCCGCGCTACGGGCGAACCACTGCAATACATCACCGGGCATCAGGAATTTTATGGCTTGGATTTCAAAGTCACGCCCGATGTTTTGATTCCGCGACCGGAGACCGAATTTTTAGTTGAGCAAATTATCAAACTCGCCAAAGCTCATCCATCAGACGAAAGTTCATCACGCATCACGCATCACGCATCGCTTCTAAACCAGGAATGGTTATTTGCCGACATCGGTACTGGCTCCGGTTGCATTGCGGTGACGCTTGCCTATTGCTTAAAAAATGCGCGGGTGTTTGCCATTGATATTTCCGAAGCCGCGCTTCAGATTGCAAGGGAAAATGCCGCGCATCATCAAGTCGCCTCGCGCATTGAATTTCTTGAAGGCGATTTATTTGCGCCGCTTGCCGGTCGCAATCTGGAAAATTCTCTTGATTTGATTGCTTCAAATCCGCCTTACGTGCCGCTAAAAGATTTACCGACTCTCCAGCGCGAAGTGCGCGACTATGAGCCACACACTGCCTTATTTGCCGATGAAAATGGACTGAGGTTTTACCGGCGCTTGCTTGAAGAAAGTCCCCGCTACTTGAAACCGGGTGGCTTTCTGGTTTGCGAAATCGGCTGCGCACAATATGAACCCATCAATCAGCTATTGAAAAATTTTTCAAATTGGCAACTTGTAAATGTTATTAACGACCTGCAAGGCATCCCGCGCACTTTAACGATTCGCAAAATGGTTTAG
- the atpH gene encoding ATP synthase F1 subunit delta: MSITTVARRYAEAVADVAIERNQVEQVDAELNAFAQMVKSSKELFEVFASPVLSNDQKSKVLNALVERAKPSAITANLLSTMLKNYRLHFVETVYEQFKNEINQRRGVVKAEVTTAATLSAEDKNLLSRKLQEVTGKKVEVEFKVEPEIIGGVVTRIGSIAYDGSIRTQLDAVKRKLKSGDR, from the coding sequence ATGAGCATAACCACAGTTGCCCGCAGATATGCCGAAGCAGTTGCCGATGTTGCCATTGAACGCAATCAGGTTGAACAGGTCGATGCGGAGTTGAACGCTTTCGCGCAGATGGTCAAATCAAGCAAAGAATTATTTGAAGTTTTCGCCAGCCCTGTGCTTTCAAACGACCAGAAAAGCAAAGTTTTAAATGCCCTGGTTGAGCGCGCGAAACCAAGCGCCATAACCGCCAACCTGTTAAGCACAATGCTGAAAAACTATCGCTTACACTTTGTCGAAACGGTTTATGAGCAGTTCAAAAATGAAATCAACCAGCGTCGCGGTGTGGTTAAAGCCGAAGTCACCACGGCTGCGACTTTGAGCGCCGAGGATAAAAATTTACTCAGTCGCAAATTACAGGAAGTCACCGGCAAAAAGGTTGAAGTCGAATTCAAAGTTGAACCGGAAATTATCGGCGGGGTGGTCACGCGCATCGGTTCCATCGCTTATGACGGTTCGATTCGCACACAGCTTGATGCCGTGAAGCGAAAATTAAAATCGGGCGATAGATAG
- the prfA gene encoding peptide chain release factor 1, with protein sequence MLDKLAAIETKYEELTMQLSDPELLADQSKYAKVAKQHRDLEEIVAKFREFKAIEKGINDTRELVELEADEEMRELAQAELAELEARLPQVEAELKVLLLPKDPNDEKNVILEIRAGTGGDEATLFAAEIARMYTRYAERQNWRVQLLEASESGIGGYKEAILLIEGDKVFSKLKHESGVHRVQRVPQTEASGRIHTSAVTVAVLPEAEEVDIKIDPKDLRIDTFCSSGPGGQSVNTTYSAVRLTHLPTNTVVSMQDEKSQIKNREKAMRVLRSRLLEMEQAKQHEAIASERRSMVGSGDRSEKIRTYNFKDNRVSDHRIGYTVHQLDLFMEGAIGDLIDALVAHFQAEKLKAQTEEAAA encoded by the coding sequence ATGTTAGACAAACTTGCAGCTATTGAAACCAAATACGAAGAATTAACCATGCAACTGAGCGACCCGGAATTATTGGCGGATCAGTCGAAGTACGCCAAAGTTGCTAAACAACACCGCGACCTCGAAGAAATCGTCGCCAAATTCCGTGAGTTCAAAGCTATCGAAAAAGGCATCAACGATACGAGAGAATTAGTTGAACTCGAAGCCGATGAAGAGATGCGTGAACTGGCGCAGGCTGAACTCGCTGAACTTGAAGCGCGGTTACCACAGGTTGAAGCCGAACTCAAAGTGTTGTTATTGCCCAAAGACCCGAACGATGAAAAGAACGTCATTTTGGAAATTCGCGCGGGCACGGGCGGCGACGAAGCGACACTGTTTGCCGCAGAAATTGCCCGCATGTACACGCGCTATGCCGAACGTCAGAACTGGCGCGTGCAACTGCTCGAAGCTTCAGAATCTGGCATCGGCGGTTACAAAGAAGCGATTCTCCTTATCGAAGGCGATAAGGTTTTCTCGAAACTCAAACACGAATCGGGCGTCCATCGCGTGCAGCGGGTGCCGCAAACCGAAGCCTCTGGGCGCATTCACACCTCAGCCGTTACGGTTGCGGTACTCCCGGAAGCCGAAGAGGTTGATATTAAAATTGATCCTAAGGATTTGCGCATTGATACCTTTTGTTCGTCGGGTCCCGGCGGGCAGTCGGTGAATACCACTTATTCGGCGGTGCGTTTAACCCATCTGCCGACTAACACGGTGGTTTCGATGCAGGACGAAAAATCGCAAATCAAAAATCGTGAAAAAGCGATGCGCGTGCTGCGTTCGCGCTTGCTTGAGATGGAACAGGCGAAACAGCACGAAGCGATTGCCAGCGAACGACGGTCGATGGTCGGTTCCGGCGACCGCTCGGAAAAAATTCGCACCTATAATTTCAAAGACAATCGTGTTTCAGACCATCGCATCGGCTACACCGTGCATCAGTTGGATTTGTTTATGGAAGGCGCAATTGGCGATTTGATCGATGCCCTGGTGGCGCACTTTCAAGCCGAAAAACTCAAAGCCCAAACCGAAGAAGCCGCCGCTTAA
- the rpmE gene encoding 50S ribosomal protein L31 → MKPEIHPKYVECDVHCACGANWKTRSVKPEIRLEICSNCHPFFTGKQKLVDTAGRVERFNRKYGRKQQAEA, encoded by the coding sequence ATGAAACCAGAAATTCATCCGAAATATGTCGAATGCGACGTGCATTGCGCGTGTGGCGCGAATTGGAAGACGCGCTCAGTCAAACCTGAGATTCGTCTGGAAATTTGCTCCAATTGCCATCCGTTCTTCACCGGCAAGCAAAAACTCGTTGACACCGCAGGTCGCGTTGAACGTTTTAACCGCAAGTACGGCCGTAAACAACAAGCCGAAGCTTAA
- the atpA gene encoding F0F1 ATP synthase subunit alpha codes for MEGIRADEISKIIRQQIEGFNTGVEVSEVGTIIKVGDGIAEIFGLEQVMAGELLDLPHSVAGIALNLEEDKVGAVLFGDYEKIKEGDTVRRTKRIMSVPVGEEMVGRVVDPLGRPLDGKGPINTTQFNPIERIAPGVMERQPVREPMQTGLKAIDSMVPIGRGQRELIIGDRQTGKTAVAVDTIINSKGNNLICIYVAIGQKESTVAQVQKTLEDAGAMEYTIIVDASASSPAAMQYLAPYAGCAMGEYFRDRGGHVLCIYDDLSKQAWAYRSISLLLRRPPGREAYPGDVFYLHSRLLERAAKLSDALGGGSLTALPIIETQAGDISAYIPTNVISITDGQIFLESDLFHSGIRPAINVGLSVSRVGGSAQIKAMKQVAGTLRLELAQYRDLAAFAQFASDLDKATLAQLNRGQRLTELLKQPQYAPMSVDQQVLVIWAGTNGYLDDLALEDVRKFEQGLLNFVENAHPGLLEKIRERKSLDDEIKDGLKKAANEFKDRFTADKAAATAK; via the coding sequence ATGGAAGGTATTAGAGCGGACGAAATCAGTAAAATCATACGCCAGCAAATCGAAGGTTTTAACACAGGCGTTGAAGTCAGCGAAGTCGGCACGATTATTAAAGTCGGCGACGGTATCGCGGAAATCTTCGGACTCGAACAGGTGATGGCGGGCGAACTGCTCGATTTGCCGCACAGTGTTGCAGGCATCGCGCTTAACCTCGAAGAAGATAAAGTCGGCGCGGTCTTATTCGGCGATTACGAGAAGATTAAAGAAGGCGATACGGTGCGCCGCACCAAACGCATTATGTCCGTGCCGGTTGGCGAAGAGATGGTGGGTCGCGTGGTTGACCCGCTCGGTCGTCCGCTTGATGGTAAGGGGCCGATTAACACCACCCAGTTCAATCCGATTGAACGCATTGCGCCGGGTGTGATGGAGCGTCAACCGGTGCGCGAACCGATGCAAACCGGTTTGAAAGCCATTGACTCGATGGTGCCCATCGGTCGCGGTCAACGCGAACTCATCATCGGCGACCGCCAGACCGGAAAAACCGCCGTCGCGGTTGACACCATTATCAATTCAAAAGGCAACAACCTGATTTGTATTTACGTTGCCATCGGGCAAAAAGAATCAACCGTCGCCCAGGTGCAAAAAACACTCGAAGACGCGGGCGCGATGGAATATACCATCATCGTTGACGCCTCGGCTTCAAGCCCTGCGGCTATGCAATACCTCGCGCCTTACGCCGGATGCGCGATGGGCGAATATTTCCGCGATAGAGGCGGACACGTCCTGTGCATCTACGATGACTTATCGAAACAAGCGTGGGCGTATCGTTCAATTTCCCTGTTGCTCAGACGACCGCCGGGACGCGAAGCCTATCCGGGCGACGTTTTCTATCTGCACTCAAGACTTCTTGAACGCGCTGCCAAACTTTCGGATGCCCTGGGCGGCGGAAGCCTGACAGCATTGCCGATTATCGAAACTCAAGCGGGCGACATTTCGGCTTATATTCCGACCAACGTGATTTCGATCACCGATGGTCAAATCTTCCTCGAATCCGACCTGTTCCATTCAGGTATTCGTCCGGCAATCAACGTCGGACTGTCAGTAAGTCGCGTCGGCGGTTCGGCGCAAATCAAAGCGATGAAACAGGTCGCCGGAACCCTGCGCCTTGAACTTGCGCAATATCGCGACCTCGCGGCTTTCGCGCAATTCGCGTCTGACCTCGATAAAGCGACGCTCGCGCAATTGAACAGAGGACAGCGACTCACAGAACTTTTGAAACAACCGCAATATGCGCCAATGTCTGTCGATCAGCAGGTGCTGGTCATCTGGGCTGGAACCAATGGTTATCTCGATGACCTGGCGCTCGAAGATGTTCGCAAATTTGAGCAGGGTTTATTGAATTTCGTCGAGAATGCGCATCCGGGACTCTTGGAAAAAATCCGTGAACGGAAATCCCTGGATGACGAAATCAAAGATGGATTGAAGAAAGCGGCTAATGAATTTAAAGACCGCTTTACCGCAGACAAAGCTGCTGCTACAGCAAAATAA
- a CDS encoding DUF1385 domain-containing protein — protein MKDEEIIVGGQAVIEGVMMRAPHAYAVAVRRPDGQIVSKAERLPVLSDKYPLLKLPVLRGAAVLIQSMILGIKTLNYSANIAFHEASGETEAKEATLATPAIQSTTGIAVATTTAVKEVKKTSTGSAIGSMIFAIIFNIFLFIVLPLLLTNALFVYFGGGTINAASESGAWYANAWAWIRAAMHPVTPSVAFNLVDGLIRMTFFLVMITSFSLLRDIRRVFEYHGAEHKVVFNWESGEELTVANARRQPRQHPRCGTSFLMVVMMVSIVAFSVVKFDSLFLNFLVRIALMPVIAGISYEIIRASAKSKMQWFFSVITRPGIWLQNITTKEPDDKQLEVAIYSLKEALKLEPTI, from the coding sequence ATGAAAGACGAAGAGATTATTGTTGGCGGTCAGGCGGTTATTGAAGGCGTCATGATGCGCGCGCCGCATGCCTATGCGGTTGCCGTGCGTCGTCCCGATGGACAAATCGTTTCAAAAGCCGAACGCCTGCCGGTGCTTTCAGATAAATATCCGCTATTGAAACTTCCTGTGTTGCGCGGCGCAGCGGTGTTGATTCAATCCATGATTTTGGGTATCAAGACCTTGAATTATTCAGCCAACATCGCCTTTCACGAAGCCAGCGGCGAAACCGAAGCCAAAGAGGCAACTCTTGCAACGCCGGCTATTCAATCAACCACCGGCATTGCTGTCGCCACGACAACAGCCGTTAAAGAAGTGAAAAAGACCTCTACGGGTTCAGCCATTGGTTCAATGATTTTTGCGATTATTTTCAACATCTTCTTGTTCATCGTATTGCCTTTGTTGCTGACCAACGCGCTGTTCGTTTATTTCGGCGGCGGCACGATTAACGCCGCATCAGAAAGCGGCGCCTGGTACGCCAATGCCTGGGCGTGGATACGCGCAGCGATGCATCCGGTCACCCCATCCGTCGCTTTCAATCTGGTTGACGGCTTGATTCGCATGACGTTCTTTCTGGTTATGATTACCAGTTTCTCATTGTTGCGCGATATTCGTAGAGTTTTTGAATATCACGGCGCGGAACACAAAGTGGTTTTCAACTGGGAATCGGGCGAAGAATTGACGGTTGCCAATGCGCGTCGTCAACCGCGTCAACATCCGCGTTGTGGCACCAGTTTTCTGATGGTCGTGATGATGGTTTCCATCGTCGCTTTTTCGGTCGTCAAATTCGATTCATTGTTTTTGAACTTTCTCGTGCGCATCGCCCTGATGCCGGTAATTGCAGGCATCTCTTACGAAATCATTCGCGCTTCGGCAAAGAGCAAAATGCAATGGTTCTTTTCGGTCATCACCCGACCGGGCATCTGGTTGCAAAACATTACGACCAAAGAACCCGATGATAAACAACTCGAAGTTGCAATTTATTCGCTCAAAGAGGCATTGAAACTGGAACCTACTATTTGA
- a CDS encoding PPK2 family polyphosphate kinase, which produces MKLSIKVKPGSKVKLNKINPDDTFGITEARAIERLDKITDELGELQELLYAAGQNAVLIILQGMDSSGKDGTLKKVMDDVNPLGCRVESFKVPTSEELAHDFLWRVHKVTPPKGMITIFNRSHYEDVLVVRVHKLVSKRNWRARYRYINEFERLLADNNTIVLKFFLHISNEEQQKRLEARELETKKAWKLSAGDWRERQLWDDYQKAYEDALTKCSTEKTPWYIIPANKKWFRNLAVGEAIVRALRPYRKKWEKSLSKLAETKLAELQTMRAKDKAATKIPEA; this is translated from the coding sequence ATGAAATTATCAATAAAAGTAAAGCCGGGAAGTAAAGTGAAACTAAATAAAATTAACCCGGATGATACTTTTGGAATTACGGAAGCACGGGCTATTGAACGATTGGATAAAATAACCGATGAACTCGGAGAACTTCAGGAATTGCTTTACGCAGCGGGGCAAAATGCTGTGTTGATTATTCTTCAAGGTATGGACAGCAGCGGCAAAGACGGCACCTTGAAAAAGGTGATGGATGATGTAAACCCGCTAGGTTGTCGCGTCGAATCATTCAAGGTGCCGACGAGCGAAGAACTCGCCCATGATTTTCTCTGGCGGGTTCATAAAGTCACACCGCCCAAAGGCATGATTACGATTTTCAACCGCTCGCATTATGAGGATGTGCTGGTGGTTCGTGTTCATAAACTGGTTTCCAAGCGCAACTGGCGAGCGCGTTACCGTTACATTAATGAATTTGAACGCTTGCTCGCCGATAACAATACCATTGTTTTGAAGTTCTTTCTGCACATCAGCAATGAAGAACAACAAAAACGTTTGGAAGCGCGTGAACTGGAAACCAAAAAAGCCTGGAAACTTTCAGCCGGTGATTGGCGCGAACGCCAGTTGTGGGATGATTATCAAAAAGCCTACGAAGACGCTTTGACCAAATGTTCAACCGAAAAAACTCCCTGGTACATCATTCCGGCAAATAAAAAATGGTTTCGCAACCTTGCGGTGGGCGAAGCCATTGTTCGCGCGCTCAGACCTTATCGCAAAAAATGGGAAAAATCGTTAAGCAAACTCGCGGAAACCAAACTTGCAGAACTCCAAACAATGCGAGCCAAAGACAAAGCGGCAACGAAGATACCTGAAGCATAA
- a CDS encoding ATP synthase F0 subunit B, protein MIALMNLALFSEGDSFLTNKPLWQIINFIVFVAIFIYLLRNKIGIGKVFDDRAASIRKELDKAKTEKAEAERKLAEVEARLSRLDDEVAQMKAEAEREAEREAARIREAAAVDAEKIKLTAAREIAGAMKDARAELKAFVAENSVATAEAIIRKELTAADNSKMLNQYIQELGEVAK, encoded by the coding sequence TTGATTGCGCTAATGAATCTCGCCCTTTTCTCAGAAGGCGACAGTTTTCTCACTAATAAACCGCTCTGGCAAATCATTAATTTTATTGTTTTCGTTGCCATATTCATCTACCTGCTGCGCAATAAAATCGGCATCGGCAAAGTCTTCGATGACCGCGCCGCTTCCATCCGCAAAGAATTAGACAAAGCCAAAACCGAAAAAGCCGAAGCCGAGCGCAAGCTTGCCGAAGTCGAAGCGCGCCTCAGTCGCCTGGATGATGAAGTTGCACAGATGAAAGCCGAAGCCGAACGCGAAGCTGAACGCGAAGCGGCACGCATACGCGAAGCCGCAGCCGTTGACGCAGAGAAAATCAAACTCACGGCAGCGCGGGAAATCGCAGGCGCGATGAAAGATGCGCGCGCCGAACTCAAAGCTTTCGTTGCCGAAAATTCGGTAGCGACCGCCGAAGCCATAATCAGAAAAGAATTGACCGCCGCAGACAACAGTAAAATGCTTAACCAATATATTCAGGAACTCGGCGAGGTGGCGAAATGA
- a CDS encoding energy transducer TonB, producing the protein MKKIFILSLCLVAFLIFQNYFATATSISPLNPETQSSHPFRVAVVGFIGASTQAVESTLSDALKHDERVKLLDETQSKPALKAFGYDGSINLDIETAKHLGAAIGCDFFIVGKTDSATRSERAGETHEETFIGIMVIDARSGGLTLFDFILEKAAKKIDAQNAALQTLSQQVGIYLEKLIAFRRVQETSAVSESEIAEDLPATEPATEADFKPPEFLNRVKPEFTQEADRADLNATVEARVVFRASGEIGEIQIIRWAGFGLEESAIRAIRQLKFKPATRNHQAINVRALIRYNFRRINQN; encoded by the coding sequence ATGAAGAAAATCTTTATTCTTTCGCTTTGTCTCGTAGCATTTCTAATCTTTCAGAATTATTTTGCGACCGCGACTTCAATTTCCCCCCTCAACCCTGAAACCCAATCCAGTCACCCGTTTCGTGTCGCCGTTGTTGGTTTCATTGGCGCTTCAACGCAAGCGGTTGAAAGCACTTTGAGTGATGCGCTCAAGCACGATGAGCGGGTCAAGTTGTTGGATGAAACGCAAAGCAAACCGGCGCTCAAAGCCTTCGGCTATGATGGCTCGATCAATCTTGATATTGAAACTGCGAAACACTTGGGCGCGGCTATCGGTTGCGATTTTTTTATCGTCGGTAAAACCGATTCGGCGACGCGCAGCGAACGCGCCGGTGAAACCCATGAAGAAACCTTTATTGGCATAATGGTGATTGATGCGCGAAGCGGCGGGCTGACATTATTCGATTTCATTTTGGAAAAGGCGGCAAAAAAAATCGACGCGCAAAATGCCGCCCTGCAAACACTCAGCCAGCAGGTTGGGATTTATCTTGAAAAGTTGATTGCCTTTCGCCGTGTTCAGGAAACCTCAGCGGTATCGGAAAGTGAGATTGCCGAAGATTTGCCTGCCACCGAACCGGCTACAGAAGCCGATTTCAAGCCTCCGGAGTTTTTGAACCGGGTGAAACCTGAATTCACCCAGGAGGCTGACCGCGCAGACCTCAATGCCACGGTTGAAGCGCGCGTAGTCTTTCGCGCCAGCGGTGAAATCGGTGAAATTCAAATAATTCGCTGGGCAGGGTTTGGCTTGGAAGAATCGGCAATTCGTGCCATCCGTCAACTGAAATTCAAACCGGCAACCCGCAACCATCAGGCAATAAATGTTCGCGCCCTGATTCGCTACAACTTTCGTCGGATAAATCAAAATTAA
- the atpG gene encoding ATP synthase F1 subunit gamma → MPSLQDIRRRIRSVKNLQKITKAMKMVAAAKLRRAQDRVVSARPYANTMMRMLGRLATRAGDYKHPLLEVRESDNHYVLALVTSDKGLCGSFNTNLNKAAQQFIRNHPGKQIDVIAIGRRGRDFFRRRANVVGEFIEVEKLAATHAGATQIARELMERYTAEDSTVDKVFIIYNEFKSVLSQQVVVKQLLPIGAEAFAGEADAKESDTQIDYVYEQPAADILGTLLPRYIETQIFYAMLESIASNHAAQMTAMDSATKNAGDVIDTLTLNMNRVRQASITREIIEVVSGAQALG, encoded by the coding sequence ATGCCAAGTCTTCAAGATATACGCCGACGCATCCGGTCGGTTAAGAACTTGCAAAAGATCACCAAGGCGATGAAGATGGTCGCCGCCGCCAAGTTGCGCCGCGCGCAAGACCGCGTCGTATCGGCGCGCCCCTATGCCAACACCATGATGCGCATGCTCGGACGATTGGCGACGCGCGCTGGTGATTACAAACATCCGCTTCTCGAAGTGCGCGAATCGGATAACCATTATGTGCTGGCGCTGGTGACTTCCGATAAAGGATTGTGCGGTTCATTCAACACCAATCTCAACAAAGCCGCGCAACAATTCATTCGCAACCATCCCGGAAAACAGATTGATGTGATTGCCATTGGTCGCCGTGGACGCGATTTCTTTCGTCGTCGCGCCAATGTCGTCGGTGAATTCATCGAGGTTGAAAAACTTGCCGCCACTCATGCAGGCGCAACTCAAATTGCCCGGGAGTTGATGGAACGTTATACCGCTGAAGATTCAACCGTCGATAAAGTTTTCATTATTTATAACGAATTCAAATCGGTGCTCTCGCAACAGGTAGTCGTCAAGCAACTGTTGCCCATTGGCGCGGAAGCTTTCGCAGGTGAAGCCGACGCGAAAGAATCCGACACTCAGATAGATTACGTTTATGAACAACCGGCGGCGGATATTTTAGGGACGCTGTTGCCGCGTTATATTGAAACACAAATCTTCTATGCGATGCTCGAATCGATTGCCAGCAACCACGCAGCCCAGATGACGGCAATGGATTCGGCAACTAAAAACGCCGGTGATGTGATTGACACCTTGACGCTCAACATGAACCGCGTGCGCCAGGCTTCAATTACCCGCGAAATTATCGAAGTGGTTTCCGGCGCGCAGGCACTCGGATAA
- a CDS encoding ATP synthase F0 subunit B, which translates to MLVLPAFALLEENIIQPNGTLLIVLGLFIIFAFILNQILFKPIGKVLDERESLTDGAAAEARAASRQYQSRLAGYEDTIRQARAENYRKIEEQRKAALDERQQLIDAARAQAEAEIAKAKAQIAQEATAARVQLESEARQIAEQISRTVLGRAVGGGNA; encoded by the coding sequence TTGCTCGTTTTACCGGCGTTTGCTCTCTTAGAGGAAAACATCATACAACCCAACGGCACGCTTCTGATCGTGCTCGGACTCTTTATTATCTTTGCTTTCATCTTGAACCAGATTTTGTTCAAACCGATTGGCAAAGTTCTCGATGAGCGTGAATCCTTGACCGATGGTGCCGCAGCCGAAGCCCGCGCCGCTTCACGTCAATATCAATCGCGTCTTGCCGGTTACGAAGACACCATCCGTCAGGCGCGAGCCGAAAACTACCGCAAAATTGAAGAGCAACGCAAAGCCGCGCTGGATGAGCGCCAGCAATTGATTGATGCAGCAAGAGCGCAGGCTGAAGCGGAAATCGCCAAAGCCAAAGCACAAATCGCACAAGAAGCTACGGCGGCTCGCGTGCAACTTGAAAGCGAAGCCCGCCAGATTGCCGAGCAAATCTCGCGTACCGTTCTGGGTCGCGCTGTAGGAGGTGGCAACGCTTGA
- a CDS encoding VanZ family protein, producing MSEHLITPQLTTAERLIRYWIPVGLMLCLMYLFSTDIFSGENTQRIIDWILELLGKNEQGPETGTNFLVRKFAHFFEYAVLAILLFRAFRADSRARWRWAWCVYAFSVVVVWALIDELHQSFTRTRGSSIYDSLLDSAGGLFALAMITIYHFFKRRKTQTNV from the coding sequence ATGTCAGAGCATCTCATCACCCCACAACTGACAACCGCTGAACGCCTCATTCGGTATTGGATTCCCGTAGGGCTAATGCTTTGTTTGATGTATTTGTTTTCGACAGACATTTTTTCCGGGGAAAACACCCAACGCATCATTGACTGGATTTTGGAGCTTTTAGGTAAGAATGAACAGGGACCGGAAACCGGGACTAATTTTCTGGTTCGCAAATTCGCGCATTTTTTCGAGTATGCAGTGTTAGCGATTTTATTGTTTCGCGCCTTTCGCGCCGACAGTCGCGCGCGTTGGCGCTGGGCATGGTGTGTGTATGCCTTTTCGGTTGTGGTGGTCTGGGCATTGATTGATGAACTGCATCAATCGTTCACCCGAACTCGTGGGAGTTCCATCTATGATTCGTTGCTCGATTCCGCAGGCGGTCTTTTCGCACTCGCGATGATTACGATTTATCACTTTTTCAAACGACGAAAAACTCAGACGAATGTTTGA